Genomic window (Balearica regulorum gibbericeps isolate bBalReg1 chromosome Z, bBalReg1.pri, whole genome shotgun sequence):
GCACCATGCAAGGGATACAACAGCCCACCAAGCACTGCACCTATCATGGGAACACCTCTACAGCCTTTGCTGTACCATTTTTCGTCTTTGcattatcacagaatcacagaatggtttgggttggaaggtacctttaaaggccatctagtccaaccccccctgccatgagcagggaccTCTGCAACTAGATcgggttgctcagagccccgtccaacctggctttgaatgtttccagggatggggcatctaccacctctctgggcaacctgtgccagtgtttcaccaccctcagcataaaaaatttcttccttctctccagtCTGAATTTCccctcctttagtttaaacccattccaccttgtcctatcactacaggccctactgaaaagtctgtccccatctctCTTATaaaagccccctttaagtattgaaaggccacaataaggtctccccggagtcttctcttctccagggtaGACAACCCCAActatctcagcctgtctccataggagaggtgttccagcctTCTGACCATTTTTGTGGCCCATATGTAGGTCAGAAAGCCACTGTGAAGAGTGTTCAATTAGGGGTACAGTGTTTCCATCCTCTGATTATAGCTTCCAGGAGGAGCGATGGTTTGCAGCCTTTGTTTCTCACAAGTGAAAATTCTAAGAAACAGCGAGGTTAAATGATTTGGTCACATCTCATGGAACGAGGAGTGGGGACAAGAACCCAAATCTCCAGGCTTCAGGCCTTTAACCACCAGGACTCAGTATGTACCTCATGGAACAAGgtgaaaacatctgcaaaacatATACCTTAAACGCAGAGTCCTCTGATGCACCCACACGGCTCATCGCTACTTTGCTATCACACATGAGGGACAAAACTGTCATCTCATCTCTTCTGGGTAAAACACATGCCTAGTTGCCAGCACAACGGCTTGGAATGGGGAAGTATGAGTAGGCCCAACTTTCCCCATTTTTTGGTTACTCCAGAGTAGAAGCCAGCTTCTCAGTCAGCTGACTGTAACCCTAGAATGCCCATTGACCTGATGGCTCCTAGACTTGGAGGGATCCTTCTAGCCCCAGGTCCCTACTGCCTGCACTACCCTACAGACAAACACTACAAAAGCTCAGAAGAGTCAAAAGTCAGTTTTGCAATAGCCTCCTGCTTTATCTTTCATCTGCTGGGCCTTTGATGCTATGTTGCCTGGTGTTAAGGACACGGGTAGGAGCGCTCTTCCTTGAGCTTATGATGCAAGTCATCGATGCTAGCTTGGCTGCTGGACCATGGAGAAGGTATGATGTGATTACTGGCTATTTCAAGTCTGCTGGTTATAACCTTGAAGAAAGCTATTGGGAGcggtcaacatggattcaccatggggaaatcatgcctgaccaatctgatagccttctatgatggcatgaccaactgggtggaggaagggagagcagtgcaTGTTGTCTGCCTTgatttcagcaaggcttttgacaccatctctcctaacatcctcataggcaagcttaggaagtgtgggttggatgagcagacagtgaggtgggtagagaactgcctgaatggcagagcccagagggttgtgataagcagcacagagtctagttggaggcctgtatctagtggtgtgccccaagggtcagtgcttggtctctggtcttattcaacatattcatcaatgacctggacaaggggacagagtgcgccctcagcaagttcgctgacgatacaaaactgggaggagtggccaacacagcagaaggctgcgctgccattcagcgagatctggacaggctggagagtttgGTGGggaggaaccaaatgaaattcaacaagggcaattgtagggtcctgcacctagggaagaacaaccccaagcaccagtacaggtgaGGGGTTGACCAgctggaagcagcactgcagagaaggacctgagagtcctggtggacaacaagctctccatgaccagcagtgagccctcgtggccaagaaggccaatgatgtcctggggtgcattaagaagagtgtggccagcaggtcgagggaggttctcctccccctctgctctgccctggtgaggccacatctggagttgtgtgtccagatctgggctccccagttcaagacagacagggaactactggggagagtccagcggagggctgcgaggatgaggaggggactggagcatttcctgtatgaggaaaggctgagagagctggggctggttagcctagagaagactgagaggggatctgatcaatgcttatcaatatctaaagggtggatatCTAGACAATGGGGCAAGATTCTTCTCAATGGTCCCcagtaacaggacaaggggcaaggggcacaaactggaccacaggaagttccacctgaacatgaggaaaaacttgttcactgtgagggtgactgagccctgggacaggctgcccagagcggttgtggagtctccttctctggagagattcccaACCCccctggacgccatcctgtgccacctgctctgggtgatcctgctttagccaggggggttggactagatgatctccagaggtcccttccaacccctactgcTCTGTGATTGTGATTCTGTGGTGCAGAATGGAAAGGAACCAAACTGTAGCGTAGACGACATTGTCCCAAAATCTGCCCTTCCAGGTGTCCCTTAGTGCATATCAAGCAAAATAGGGTGGGTGCACCCATCATGCCCTCAGCCTTTGATACTGACTCCCATTCGAAAGACAAGACGTAAGAGCCTGAAAATTGAAATTCCCATGCAAACCTCACACATGatcaaaagctgttttaaagcTGGTTCAAGGGCTCACTGACATGAATCCAACTGCAGGCACAACCCATTCAGAGCAAACCACATACTGTGTCTCAATAAATCCCTCTGGATTGGGCACAttgaacagaaaagcagagtaaTGAGCAAACCTGGTCCAGATGCTCGCAAAGCTTGATCCAACGCTATGGCCATCAACCATGTGAAGGACAGCAAAGGCTAGAAGTCCCATTGCTGGGGTTGTGAGGTACCTTACAAGCCCATCTGGACCTTGCACCTCTCCAAATCCTTCAGTCACCAGGACTCTGGTGGTATCCGCTCAAGGTCCCTTTCCACAAAGGGCAGGAAGCAGCCGTAGGGACCTTCTCCCTCGCAGAGGACACGTGCAAGTAGGATGTGACACAGCGACCAGTGAATGCCTGAAGGCAGGGCAAGAGGGGCgaaaggaaaaataaccttCATTTCCAGAGGCAGGGGAGATgaaggaggaagggcaggaagAAGTCTAGCTACCCATGCCAGAGTGGTCCCACAAGCGGGGTGGAATGGGTGTCCCTACCACCAACCCCACGCTGTACCCACTTAGAGCAGCATCTCTCATACCTGCCTCATCCCCAACACTAAAAAAGCCACTCGGCACAGCCTGGGATCAAGtgtatgttttttattttttaatggaacatAAACtcctttagaaaaaacattcaTCTGGATGATAACACCCATAGAAAAAACCACCAATCTcgtgttctttttttttttttaatttggcatgttatttgcatttatattaaAGCAAAGTgcatctttcttatttttttctcgTTTATACACATTGCACAATACATAAATAATGATGCTTATAAAAGTCTTTATATTTACAagtaataatatatttatatataacataaaatacatttttttctttaataaatctcagggtttttttaaggagtcctttttttgtgtgtgttttatttccaaagcactACAATGCTAAAGTTCCAATGAGAATGCTCTCTTGTTCATTTAAACctttatatttagaaaaatagctTATGTTAAGGTCTAAACATGCTCATTGAGCTAAGAACAGTGTAAAAGTATCATACTCGTGTATGAAttcaagaagaaatgaaagtacAACTGCATTTCCAGATAGGATGGTACCAGGATAACCTGATCTAAGTAGGTTACAACAGACCAACTATCATGAacgctttttttttccccattcgttttgttgattttgttttgtgtttttttttttttctcttttttggggttttttttttggtttttttttcttttaggctTAAGCTTCTGTCGCTTTGCATCTCAGCTCAAATTATAAAGCACAGGCCATGCATGAGGTTTCTCCACTGTTGTTTTCTCCCCTTGCATCACTCCATgaccattaaaagaaaaaaagtagcagtGGAAGGATGAACACAGTGACAAGACGTGAACccagcaacaagaaaaataaaataaaagagtgGGTAAAGACCTGGCTGGGGAATATTTTGCACCATCCTTCGGCGGCAACATGGGGTTAGCGCTGCTGAGGAAGGGGTCTCAGTTTCACTGTCACTGGGGATGGCTGGCAGCAAGGGGAAGGTGGTGCATAAAAAATACAGGTATCTTGTTGTTTTATCCAAGAGAAGGAGCTGTAACATATAGCAAGTGGCTTCCGAATCCATTGATCACATAGGATAATCCTTTCAGAGGCGTGAAATAATTATTGCGTGAGATCCACacatatcccccccccccgcatcctTCTCTCGCCCTTCTGAGTTATTGGTCattcacacatttaaaaaatagatatatttatcaaaatacccaaggcaaaaaaatctttccataaGCTATTTCTCAaaatgggggggtggggggggtagGGAGacgggacacacacacacacacacgaacaaacaaaacaacaaaaacaagaaGTTTGCATGAAAAGCAAGCACTCAGAAGGAAATAATAGCAGCAAAGTAGTAGAAATGTCTTAAGTCCACTGTCTCTCGAGTCATCggttattaaaaataacctcCAACCAGCACGGGCAACTGCTGATAAACTGTCTCGTGTAGCACTGGCCCCAGCCTTTCACAAAGCTGATCTGAACAGTAAATCCGGTCCATGGTTGCTGCATGAACTCATGGTCGTTGGGTCTCTGCAAGCTGTACGCCTTCTCATAGTCAAAAGCCTTGATGGAAAAACCTGGAAACACTTTGTGAACCAGCAACGTCCTGGAGTCGGGGTTGTCCAGTGTGGCCGACTTGATGAAAATGGGGTAACTGCTGCGGTTGTACACCCACACGCCGTCCACTTCCTTGGTGAGCTGGATGCCATAGCCGATCTTGCTGCGGACCTTCTGCACCAGTTGGCTTTTGTTGTCCGAGTTGAGCTGTCCGAGGCAGAAACCATTCCCCTGAGGTAGATCATAGAAGATATCCAGGGAGGGCTCTTGGACAGAGTACAGCCGACCCACACGTGTCTTCTCTTCCCAGTATGCCACCACGCACCAGTGTGACCGACCCCCCGGCTCCTGAAGAACTTGGGAATCTAcagaacaggagaagaaaaggaagaaaaggagaaattgaGCACCGGCAGGGGTAATATGACCCAAAAGTGACGCAATGCTGGCAGGTCCACGCCTGCCAGTGTCTTCATGATGCTCTCCATGCACACACCAATGCCCATAGCACATCCACCATTTCCAAAAGCCATATATTAAGGCTGCTATTAAGACCATTTAAGTTGATTCAGGTTTGGGGGATGATGCTGTGCTGCTTCAGTGCTTAGCTCTGGTTGGAGTTATGGGTCCTAAACGACCAGGTCCACCTTCAGAAGTGGCTTGAgacccaccagcagcacctgcagcGCAGCCATCCCTCCCCCAAACCATCACTAGGATCACCTTCAGTGCCAGCAGAAGAGATGAGATTCTCCAACTAGCTGCATCCAGCAAGACCAAACACCCTAAAACCCCTTATTTGCACCCACCAGACGATGGATCCATTTCCATATATAACTCTCTGCTGTGCATAgaggccaaaaaaaaatcatgaactGCTGCTAAGACAAGCACACTGAAGGTCACCCCATGGGACCAGAGACGACAAAGACTTGCCTGCTCTAGTTCATGGGGCTTTTCCCTACCCACAGGCAGAGCCTGGGTGATGGAAAGGATGGAGACGTCAGATGAAGCTCTGGCCCATGGAAAGCCCCATCAGacagcagcagggtggggaCCGGAAATCTCGTGCATGCGAACAAAAATGGCATAAAAAATCACCCAACACCAAAAATTCACTCTCACAGCCCTTCTTTCAACTCCCTTGCCTGTAGCTACCCCATGTGAGCAGTGAGGATACAATGTAGGAGGTGAAAGCAAAGGCGGGGAAACATGAAAAAGCCCCTTTTCCTGACGGAGGATCCCTAGCAGCCCGGCACTGCTCAGCGGGTAATTCCTTCCAGCCTCGGCAGGCATGTTAAGACCTGGGAATCATTCACCTctgtaattgtattttaaaaaaaaatatatatattttaaaaaaaaaaaaaatcgagcTGGGAATGCAAGTTAGTGAGCACTACCGGAATAATCCCCTGCACCATGGGAACAGGTATAGGACTTGGTGGGTGACCCAGCACCCCAAAGCTCTCCTTGTATCACCTTAGCAGCCCCCCATGTCCTCCCCCCAGCACAGGTGGTTGGCAGCAGCACACTGGCTGCAATGTTTTCTATAGTTTTTGCTATTAATAAGCCCATTTCCCCAAtgcatgcatttttctcctgtctccGAGTTGTGCTTCAAGCCCTgcactgtgcttttaaaaaaaaaaaaaaaaaaaaaaaaaaagcccagccaCACATTTTCAATTTCCTCATTTCTATGCCAGCgaggaaaatatttctccagTTGCTGGAGGCAGCTAGTAAAAATGGGCCTGACTGGGTATGCCCCAAAATAGGGACCCTCGCTCCCAGGTGAAACCAGGGATGGGGGTTCCGGCAGTGGGGGGGTGGTCCCTGGGAAAGCATCCATTGAGGTGTGCCCCAGTTTGTCCTTCCACCTCCCCGTTCAGTACCTCCCAAGACTTTGTTGTGGATAACCATATCCTGCTGAAACCTGGCACCACACAAGCAACTGAGGGGGTATGGGGTACCCTAACCCAAATGGGGTGCGCCCCCCACCCAAGAGTGCTGTACCCCACAGGGCAAAAACACCCGCAGGATGGCATTTCATCCACCCACCcaggagaaagaggaatttgggggctgggggggggaggatgaCTAGGAGATAGAGGAATCTGGGGATATGGTCCTGGATCCAGGGGAGAGGATGCTCCTGGATCCGTCCCCATCTCAACCGCTCATCACACCCCTCTGCCGCACCCTCCCCACCATATGCCTGCCAGCAAGGCTCAGAgcttgttggtttttgttttacagcagtTGAGGGAATTTTGGAGCAACAGCCATTGAACCCTGCTGAAATTCCTatgggtttttatttatttcaacatAAAAGCATCCCTTTTCAGGAGGAAgcggggagaaaaaaaaagactttttcacCTGATACTTGTGCTTGCGTTAGTGAAGACCACTTAACAAGTAGCTCATTGCCGCTTACAAAGAGTTATTTAATTGCTAGcgcatttttaaaaaaaactaaaaaaaaaaaaaaaaaaaaaagaaaactgccttGGCTATGAATGAACAGACCTTTATGGAGGGCTGGAAGTTCATGAATGAATCCTACTAGGTTTTTCAATGACATGGGGTGACCAGACCTAAAGGACAAGTCTTAGGTAATCCGggatttttgtaaatttttttttttaaggagccAATGCCAGCACACAGTATAAATATGCCAGAGCCTCTTCCGCTTGCGGGATTCGGCTGTTGACTGGATGTCTAGTCAAAAAGCCATGAGAATATAAGGGTTGAGCTCGGATAAACAGGATCAGGCCTCCCTGCCAGCCAccaccaaagctgcttttcacCGTTGTTGGGATCCCAGCAGagcctccctgctcccacccacccccctgATTCTGGCATCCACTGGGGAAAGGGCTGGGAAAAGCCGGTGGCATCATTTGGgcgggcagaggcaggagaggaggttgcaggagaggaggaaaaaatgatgcAGAGATGCTTCCTATAGCAAtggagacttttttccccaaaaggtttttttggtggcaACGACCACGGATCTTGGCAAATGAAGCAAATAGGTGGATTTTGCCCCAAAACACCCCACGGGGTTCATCCCGTGCAACCTGGGGTCGTGGTAGGGACCCACCATCCAACTCCCATCTCCGCCTGCTGCAAACTCACACAAAAACCCAGATCCTGGGAAACTTGCAGCCACATCACCTTCAACATGTCCTTGTGTGCAACAGCCCAGAAATGTCTGAGAAACACTTTGGGATTCTTGTTTTGAgttaaaagcataatttttacaAGCTCCTCGGAGCAAACACATCCCTTTCTAAATGCCTGGAAAACTCCCAGCAAACTGGGAGCGTTCCCATATTCCAGCAAACAATGATGATGTTTAATGCTATAAACATCTGCACTATTATTTCGTTATTAAGCATCCCTCCATTTGCTGCTATCattggtttattattattttctatggTTTGTATTACAGCCTGCCTAGGGGCTCCGTCAGGCTCCCCCCCAGTGCATTGCGCAAGCTTAatgtgaaaacacaaaaaaccataAAAGCACCCTGAAAATAAAGCCACTCTGCCATCAGGAATTTAAAGAATTAGTTGTATTGATCACTTATAGCTGGGTCTACAGAGAACGGCCATCCGAAGCGGAGCACAGTTCCACATGAAGTGGAGAAATTAAGGCAATAGTTTGACACCCCAAAGACTTTTTGGAAGTTTGGTGTGGATGGTGATGAAGACAGCAATGTCCCAGCAGAACCACGTTATTCAACATCACATTCCCACTGAAAACCTGATTTCTTCCCCCTATTTTTTACACCTTGACTTTTACAAGTGTATCCCTT
Coding sequences:
- the SMAD7 gene encoding mothers against decapentaplegic homolog 7 isoform X3, which codes for MDFLKPTADCPDSVPSSTETGGTNCLAPGGLSDSQVLQEPGGRSHWCVVAYWEEKTRVGRLYSVQEPSLDIFYDLPQGNGFCLGQLNSDNKSQLVQKVRSKIGYGIQLTKEVDGVWVYNRSSYPIFIKSATLDNPDSRTLLVHKVFPGFSIKAFDYEKAYSLQRPNDHEFMQQPWTGFTVQISFVKGWGQCYTRQFISSCPCWLEVIFNNR
- the SMAD7 gene encoding mothers against decapentaplegic homolog 7 isoform X4 codes for the protein MDFLKPTDCPDSVPSSTETGGTNCLAPGGLSDSQVLQEPGGRSHWCVVAYWEEKTRVGRLYSVQEPSLDIFYDLPQGNGFCLGQLNSDNKSQLVQKVRSKIGYGIQLTKEVDGVWVYNRSSYPIFIKSATLDNPDSRTLLVHKVFPGFSIKAFDYEKAYSLQRPNDHEFMQQPWTGFTVQISFVKGWGQCYTRQFISSCPCWLEVIFNNR